The following proteins come from a genomic window of Campylobacter coli 76339:
- a CDS encoding Formyltetrahydrofolate deformylase — MISVLKICTKDQKGLIYRISDVIFKYHINIVKNDEFVGEEMFFFRAILEGEFDKKAFVGTLEAMLGEEAYIELCEKRKKDIIVFATKESHCLGDLLIKHYSNELEANIKAVISNHGTLKNLVEKFEIPYHHISAENLERKEQEKQVLECLKEYRFDYLVLAKYMRILSPDFVKHFEGKIVNIHHSFLPAFIGANPYKQAFERGVKIIGATAHFVNNNLDEGPIITQAVLPVSHEYTWQDMQQAGRNVEKNVLSKALDLVFDDRIFIHKNKTIVF, encoded by the coding sequence ATGATTTCTGTATTAAAAATTTGCACCAAGGATCAAAAAGGATTGATTTATCGCATTTCTGATGTGATTTTCAAATATCATATTAATATAGTAAAAAATGATGAATTTGTAGGCGAAGAAATGTTTTTCTTTCGTGCTATTTTAGAGGGTGAGTTTGATAAAAAAGCCTTTGTTGGAACACTTGAGGCGATGTTGGGTGAAGAAGCTTATATAGAGCTTTGTGAAAAAAGAAAGAAAGATATTATTGTTTTTGCTACCAAAGAAAGCCATTGTTTGGGAGATTTATTGATTAAGCATTATAGTAATGAGCTTGAGGCCAATATCAAAGCCGTGATTTCTAATCACGGCACTCTTAAAAACTTAGTGGAGAAATTTGAAATCCCTTATCATCACATCAGTGCAGAAAATTTAGAACGCAAAGAACAAGAAAAACAAGTTTTAGAATGCTTGAAAGAGTATCGATTTGATTATTTGGTTTTGGCAAAATATATGAGAATTTTATCCCCTGATTTTGTCAAACATTTTGAAGGAAAGATAGTCAATATCCATCATTCTTTCTTGCCTGCATTTATAGGAGCAAATCCTTACAAGCAAGCTTTTGAGCGCGGGGTGAAGATTATTGGAGCTACGGCGCATTTTGTTAATAACAATCTTGATGAAGGACCGATTATCACTCAAGCAGTTTTACCTGTAAGTCATGAATATACCTGGCAAGATATGCAGCAAGCCGGACGCAATGTAGAAAAAAATGTACTTTCAAAAGCCCTTGATTTGGTTTTTGACGATAGAATTTTTATACACAAAAATAAAACCATAGTATTTTAA
- a CDS encoding AzlC family protein: protein MKQKELFLLTIPVLMGYIPLGAAFGILAASKDFSLFEILLSSVVVYAGAGQFLLVALVAQNASFLMIFSTLFLLNFRHFFYTLSLLKELKAINFLRHYVIFALTDESFALLSSIKEKIKNLNRTQRSLIMFEVCLLNHIYWILGSVLGYYFKQGLNIDYSGVEFSLNALFVVLAYELYKQNPNLKILLYSSFIALFALFCIDKPYMLAFCIFTALMILIFGKKYVR from the coding sequence ATGAAGCAAAAAGAACTTTTTCTTCTTACCATCCCTGTTTTGATGGGTTATATCCCTTTAGGCGCTGCTTTTGGAATTTTGGCTGCTAGTAAAGATTTTTCCTTGTTTGAAATTTTGCTTAGCTCTGTTGTTGTTTATGCAGGCGCTGGGCAATTTCTTTTAGTAGCTTTAGTAGCGCAAAACGCTTCTTTTTTGATGATTTTTTCCACTTTATTTTTGTTAAATTTTCGCCATTTTTTCTACACTTTATCGCTTTTAAAAGAATTAAAAGCTATTAATTTTTTAAGACATTATGTTATCTTTGCTTTAACAGATGAGAGCTTTGCTCTTTTAAGCTCTATTAAAGAGAAGATTAAAAATCTTAATCGTACGCAAAGATCGCTTATTATGTTTGAAGTTTGTTTATTAAATCATATTTATTGGATATTGGGTTCTGTTTTGGGTTATTATTTTAAGCAAGGATTGAATATTGATTATTCGGGTGTAGAATTTAGCTTAAATGCTCTTTTTGTTGTGCTAGCCTATGAGCTTTATAAACAAAATCCTAATTTAAAAATTTTACTTTATTCTTCTTTTATAGCACTCTTTGCTTTATTTTGTATAGACAAACCTTACATGTTGGCTTTTTGTATTTTTACTGCTTTGATGATTTTAATTTTTGGAAAAAAATATGTTAGATAA
- a CDS encoding Periplasmic nitrate reductase component NapL, which translates to MKKILFILSFLYVLSPAYELKLNSNITALKLDQQELFMGTDKGEIYEYNLKDKSLKKLLSLPKVKNYYEGDFARIYSIDVYKKSLLVLSEGDFGAKNLSLYDKNLQIQTLQESSVKEAFFIDENTYLLVLLGSKIELINKNLKRINQFKFSHSSLNDAALNEEKTKLVAGFESGEVELFDLKNWKMLKNYDKMHKDNIYQVDFKNNTVLSCGTDRRVGLVKNEEQSFLQKDFLIYTCALSPSGKLAAYSDNEAGLNEVFDTNTLKTVKIFKDENLMSEIIIFINERELIISGFGDKIVFRSLDESF; encoded by the coding sequence ATGAAAAAAATTCTTTTCATTTTAAGCTTTTTATATGTTTTATCTCCTGCTTATGAGTTAAAGCTTAATTCAAACATTACAGCTTTAAAGCTTGATCAGCAGGAGCTATTTATGGGCACTGATAAGGGTGAAATTTATGAATATAATCTAAAAGATAAAAGTTTAAAAAAGCTCTTATCTTTGCCCAAAGTTAAAAATTACTATGAGGGTGATTTTGCTAGAATTTATAGCATTGATGTTTATAAGAAGTCTCTTTTGGTGCTTAGCGAAGGAGATTTTGGGGCAAAAAATTTGAGCCTTTATGATAAAAATCTTCAAATTCAAACACTTCAAGAAAGTAGTGTTAAGGAAGCTTTTTTTATAGATGAAAATACCTATCTTTTGGTTTTGTTGGGTTCTAAAATAGAATTAATCAATAAAAACTTAAAGCGTATAAATCAGTTTAAATTCTCTCATTCTAGTTTAAATGATGCGGCTTTAAATGAAGAAAAAACTAAGCTTGTGGCAGGCTTTGAAAGTGGAGAAGTAGAGCTTTTTGATTTAAAAAATTGGAAAATGTTGAAAAACTATGATAAAATGCACAAAGATAATATCTATCAGGTTGACTTTAAAAATAACACTGTTTTGAGTTGTGGCACGGATAGGCGTGTAGGCTTGGTAAAAAATGAAGAGCAATCTTTTTTACAAAAGGATTTTTTAATTTATACTTGTGCTTTAAGCCCTAGTGGAAAATTGGCTGCATATAGTGATAATGAAGCGGGTTTAAATGAAGTTTTTGATACGAATACTTTAAAAACTGTTAAAATTTTCAAGGATGAAAATTTAATGAGTGAAATTATCATTTTTATCAACGAAAGAGAGTTGATCATCTCAGGTTTTGGGGATAAAATTGTATTTAGGAGTTTGGATGAATCTTTCTAG
- a CDS encoding tRNA nucleotidyltransferase encodes MKISLKNNADLKFVIDFLSPYTQRAYLVGGSVRDLFLGLEIYDYDIELYDVSPSDFETMMKKLGAQGFGKSFFVYKFKNFDFALARTENKTGYGHTGFEVQICNDEKLGAKRRDFTINSMMINLFNDEFLDFYGGLKDLKQGILRHIDLTSFQEDSLRILRAVAFASRFDFKIADESLKLMQSMNIKELSRDRINAELYKFFKSSKLEVGYKYLQELNIEKEIFGFDSAFKSTEFQTLLRKSREVVKDDALFLYLYLNFFNLNKEEFFKTSKIKKEYFKKANQAFYLDKMSDFDLASIALDMPLKEWLGLWDEERIKRAKKFKLYENKFKTSILAKDFIEAGIYGKMLGLKLKEARENELYEYIKRLN; translated from the coding sequence TTGAAGATAAGCTTAAAAAATAATGCAGATTTAAAATTTGTCATTGATTTTTTAAGCCCCTATACTCAAAGAGCTTATTTGGTTGGTGGGAGTGTAAGGGATTTATTTTTAGGTCTTGAAATTTATGATTACGATATAGAACTTTACGATGTAAGTCCTAGTGATTTTGAAACAATGATGAAAAAACTAGGTGCACAGGGTTTTGGAAAAAGTTTTTTTGTATACAAATTTAAAAATTTTGATTTTGCTCTTGCTAGGACTGAAAACAAAACAGGTTATGGACATACGGGTTTTGAGGTGCAAATTTGCAATGATGAAAAATTAGGTGCCAAAAGACGCGATTTTACTATAAATTCTATGATGATCAATCTTTTTAATGATGAATTTTTAGACTTTTATGGAGGGTTAAAAGATCTAAAGCAGGGCATTTTAAGGCATATTGATCTAACAAGTTTTCAAGAGGACAGTTTAAGAATTTTAAGAGCAGTGGCTTTTGCTTCAAGATTTGATTTTAAAATAGCAGATGAAAGCTTAAAATTAATGCAAAGCATGAATATAAAAGAACTTAGCAGAGATAGGATCAATGCTGAGCTTTATAAATTTTTTAAAAGCTCCAAACTTGAAGTGGGTTATAAATATTTACAAGAACTTAATATAGAAAAAGAAATTTTTGGTTTTGATAGTGCTTTTAAGAGCACAGAATTTCAAACTCTGCTTAGAAAAAGCAGAGAAGTGGTTAAAGATGATGCTTTATTTTTGTATTTGTATTTAAATTTTTTTAATTTAAATAAAGAAGAATTTTTTAAAACAAGCAAAATAAAAAAAGAGTATTTCAAAAAGGCAAATCAAGCCTTTTACCTTGATAAAATGAGCGATTTTGATTTGGCAAGCATTGCTTTGGATATGCCTTTAAAGGAATGGCTTGGGCTTTGGGATGAAGAGCGCATAAAGCGGGCTAAAAAATTCAAACTCTATGAGAATAAATTTAAAACAAGTATTTTAGCAAAAGATTTTATCGAAGCTGGAATTTATGGTAAAATGTTAGGTTTAAAGCTCAAAGAAGCAAGAGAAAATGAATTGTATGAATATATTAAAAGGTTAAATTAA
- a CDS encoding Ferredoxin-type protein NapG (periplasmic nitrate reductase) has product MKDRREFFASAFKGLCLCTAGGFLANLSLKADDDYALRPPGAEDEARFLSKCIRCGLCVKACPYDTLKLATLLDSAKNGTPFFKAREIPCYLCKDIPCIRECPTDALDKKHLEQGIESLKMGIAIVDSASCVAHWGIQCDACYRACPLIDRALKLELKRNERTAKHAFLLPSVDHEVCVGCGLCELACITEKPAIRVLPREYVLGKAGSHYVKGWDQEDEGRIKDADTSKYFDAKKATNYLNEGEF; this is encoded by the coding sequence ATGAAAGATAGAAGAGAATTTTTTGCTAGTGCTTTTAAGGGTTTGTGTCTTTGCACTGCGGGTGGATTTTTGGCAAATTTAAGCCTAAAGGCTGATGATGATTACGCCTTGAGGCCACCAGGTGCTGAAGATGAAGCAAGATTTTTAAGTAAATGTATTCGTTGTGGATTGTGCGTAAAAGCCTGTCCATACGATACTTTAAAACTTGCTACTTTGCTAGATAGTGCAAAAAATGGAACTCCTTTTTTTAAGGCTAGAGAAATTCCTTGTTATCTTTGTAAGGACATACCATGTATTAGGGAGTGTCCAACCGATGCTTTGGATAAAAAACATTTAGAGCAGGGTATAGAATCTTTAAAAATGGGTATTGCAATCGTAGACAGTGCTTCTTGTGTGGCACATTGGGGAATTCAGTGCGATGCTTGTTATAGGGCTTGTCCTTTGATAGATAGAGCTTTAAAACTTGAACTTAAACGCAATGAACGCACCGCTAAACATGCTTTTTTATTGCCTAGTGTTGATCATGAAGTGTGTGTAGGCTGTGGACTTTGTGAGCTTGCATGCATTACAGAAAAACCTGCTATTCGTGTTTTACCGCGCGAGTATGTGTTGGGTAAAGCTGGTTCGCATTATGTAAAGGGTTGGGATCAAGAGGATGAAGGTCGTATAAAAGATGCGGATACTTCTAAATATTTTGATGCTAAAAAGGCAACAAATTATTTAAATGAGGGGGAATTTTGA
- a CDS encoding Putative threonine efflux protein: MDYTLFILTFVSVSLLPGLCMSLAFSLGLSLGYKNTLWMIFGELVGLALVVLCCALGIEFILRYENLFKFFQIAGALYLLYIAFVLFKSKSQITQEKIIYKKKISLILQGFIASSSNPKAWIFMFSILPSFLKFHVSVSVLLLIILLIEFCSLSLYALGGSIFKIFMNKHLDKINKISALFIFVMALSILYKV; encoded by the coding sequence ATGGACTATACTTTATTTATCTTAACTTTTGTTTCTGTTTCTTTACTTCCAGGATTATGTATGAGTTTGGCTTTTTCCTTGGGGCTTTCTTTGGGATATAAAAATACTTTATGGATGATATTTGGCGAGCTTGTGGGATTGGCATTGGTGGTTTTATGTTGTGCTTTGGGGATAGAGTTTATTTTGCGGTATGAAAATTTGTTTAAATTCTTTCAAATAGCGGGTGCTTTATATCTTTTATATATCGCTTTTGTATTGTTTAAATCAAAAAGTCAAATTACTCAAGAAAAAATCATCTATAAGAAAAAAATTTCTCTTATTCTCCAAGGCTTCATAGCCTCTTCTTCTAATCCAAAAGCATGGATTTTTATGTTTTCCATCTTGCCTTCTTTTTTAAAATTTCATGTGAGTGTAAGTGTTTTGCTTTTGATTATTTTATTGATAGAATTTTGCTCTTTAAGTCTTTATGCCTTAGGAGGGAGTATATTTAAGATCTTTATGAATAAGCATTTAGATAAGATCAATAAAATCAGCGCTTTATTTATCTTTGTGATGGCTCTTAGCATATTATATAAAGTTTAA
- a CDS encoding Small hydrophobic protein yields MVFLIPLLVIVAVIFGIDYLYFNDENAKIKEEQKIHKTEPNLDKQREEYLKHLFKEKK; encoded by the coding sequence ATGGTTTTTTTAATCCCCTTACTTGTGATTGTGGCTGTTATTTTTGGCATTGATTATCTGTATTTTAATGATGAAAATGCTAAGATAAAGGAAGAACAGAAAATTCATAAAACCGAACCGAATTTAGACAAACAAAGAGAAGAGTATCTAAAACATTTATTCAAAGAGAAGAAATGA
- a CDS encoding Periplasmic nitrate reductase component NapD: MNLSSVLIVAKVQHIEELKKEILKIPSCSVELCENEKIIVIIESESLEKELQSYKMLEKLPHIISINMVFSYQDLDEDIQKAINSGAIQTIEKNENAENIRYYGSIYNQIS; encoded by the coding sequence ATGAATCTTTCTAGTGTTTTGATTGTAGCAAAAGTACAGCACATAGAAGAATTAAAAAAAGAAATTTTAAAAATTCCATCATGTTCAGTAGAGCTGTGCGAAAATGAAAAAATTATCGTTATAATTGAAAGTGAAAGTTTAGAAAAAGAACTCCAGTCTTATAAAATGCTTGAAAAACTACCTCATATCATCAGTATAAACATGGTTTTTTCTTATCAAGATTTAGATGAAGATATTCAAAAAGCTATAAATAGCGGAGCGATACAAACCATAGAAAAAAATGAAAATGCTGAAAATATCCGCTATTATGGTAGTATTTATAATCAAATTTCTTAA
- a CDS encoding Polyferredoxin NapH (periplasmic nitrate reductase): protein MRYLIARRIIQIGILALFSFKATDFILKGNLSSSKLFNTLPLSDPFAVIQIYLASFSVDLMALMGALIVLLLYGIFLGRAFCAWVCPVNLITDFAAFVRSKMAFKQSKVLILSKNLRYYILALSLILSFVLSLPVFESISYIGVIHRGIIFGTTSWIFLAFILFCIDAFLSPRAICSHLCPLGAFYALISRFALLKIKHNHQKCTKCYKCIGICPEKQVLWMIAKESTSVNSGECIRCGRCVEVCNDDALNFNILDLRKK from the coding sequence ATGAGGTATTTAATCGCTAGACGCATTATTCAAATCGGAATTTTAGCCCTTTTTAGTTTTAAGGCTACAGATTTTATTTTAAAAGGAAATTTAAGTTCCTCTAAGCTTTTTAATACTTTGCCTTTAAGCGATCCCTTTGCAGTGATTCAAATTTATCTAGCAAGTTTTAGTGTGGATTTAATGGCTCTTATGGGGGCTTTGATTGTTCTGCTTCTTTATGGAATTTTTTTAGGTCGTGCTTTTTGTGCTTGGGTATGTCCTGTAAATTTAATTACTGATTTTGCTGCCTTTGTTCGTTCTAAAATGGCTTTTAAACAGAGTAAGGTTTTAATCTTAAGTAAAAACTTAAGATATTATATTTTGGCTTTGAGTTTAATTCTTTCTTTTGTATTATCTTTACCTGTATTTGAAAGTATATCTTATATAGGGGTTATACATAGGGGGATTATTTTTGGCACCACTTCTTGGATATTTCTAGCTTTTATACTTTTTTGTATAGATGCTTTTTTAAGTCCTAGAGCAATATGCTCACATTTGTGTCCTTTGGGGGCTTTTTATGCTCTCATTTCTCGTTTTGCGCTTTTAAAAATCAAACATAATCATCAAAAATGCACTAAGTGTTATAAGTGTATTGGAATTTGTCCTGAAAAACAAGTTCTTTGGATGATAGCTAAAGAAAGTACGAGCGTAAATTCGGGTGAATGTATAAGATGTGGACGCTGTGTAGAAGTGTGTAATGATGATGCTTTAAATTTTAATATACTTGATTTAAGGAAAAAATAA
- a CDS encoding membrane protein yields the protein MFIFTPLFTIFILLAGGYFAKRVGILKQKQARTFLDFAIVFALPCLIFDKAYHLNFDFSLVVLILIGFFSCALAAFVVVFLGFIFKFSKVTLVSMFLLSCFGNTIFVGMPIIEGIFANAQLGAEVILYDALATTLPISLIGPFILSLGSGEKVSLMANIKKILSFPPFLALLLGFLCKLISLPEFIFSPIRLFGGAATPVALFAIGLGLGFMAVKTAYKPTILVILAKMILAPLIFMFFLKIFGFEMKTSTIVAIIESATPTMTLAGAMVMKAKLDSNLAVSSVAFGVLFAFISMPILVWILV from the coding sequence ATGTTTATTTTTACTCCTTTGTTTACGATTTTTATCTTGCTTGCGGGCGGATATTTTGCCAAAAGGGTAGGGATATTAAAGCAAAAGCAAGCAAGAACCTTTTTGGATTTTGCTATCGTTTTTGCTTTGCCTTGTTTGATTTTCGATAAAGCTTATCATTTAAATTTTGACTTTTCTTTAGTTGTTTTGATACTTATAGGATTTTTTAGTTGTGCTCTTGCTGCTTTTGTAGTTGTATTTTTAGGTTTTATCTTTAAATTTTCCAAAGTAACTTTAGTGAGTATGTTTTTACTTTCTTGTTTTGGAAATACTATTTTTGTGGGCATGCCTATCATTGAAGGTATTTTTGCTAATGCACAATTGGGTGCAGAAGTAATACTTTATGATGCTTTAGCTACTACTTTGCCCATTTCTCTTATAGGACCTTTCATCCTTTCTTTGGGAAGTGGAGAAAAAGTAAGCCTGATGGCAAATATTAAAAAAATTCTTTCTTTCCCGCCTTTTTTGGCTTTACTGTTGGGTTTTTTGTGTAAATTAATATCCTTGCCTGAATTTATTTTCTCCCCCATTCGTTTATTTGGCGGTGCAGCTACTCCAGTAGCACTTTTTGCTATAGGTTTGGGACTTGGATTTATGGCGGTTAAAACCGCTTATAAGCCTACCATTCTTGTGATTTTAGCTAAAATGATTTTAGCGCCTTTAATTTTTATGTTTTTCTTAAAGATTTTTGGTTTTGAAATGAAAACCTCGACCATAGTTGCTATCATAGAAAGCGCTACGCCCACTATGACTTTAGCGGGAGCTATGGTGATGAAGGCTAAATTAGATAGCAATCTAGCTGTAAGCTCTGTGGCTTTTGGAGTGCTTTTTGCTTTTATTTCTATGCCGATTTTAGTTTGGATTTTGGTGTAA
- a CDS encoding Branched-chain amino acid transport protein, putative — translation MLDKNILYAILAASLATYLTRVLAFILFKNKKENHHLLFVQHNMPLVIIIILFFYTFYEVDFYPYPYGIDFIVSCVLVFLIHILFKNVLLSIILGTVFYMLVLRLF, via the coding sequence ATGTTAGATAAAAATATCTTATATGCGATTTTAGCGGCTTCTTTGGCGACTTATTTAACTCGAGTTTTGGCTTTTATTTTATTTAAAAATAAAAAAGAAAACCATCACTTGCTTTTTGTGCAACACAATATGCCTTTGGTTATTATCATTATTTTATTTTTTTATACTTTTTATGAGGTGGATTTTTATCCTTATCCTTATGGGATTGATTTTATTGTTTCTTGTGTTTTGGTATTTTTAATACATATACTTTTTAAAAATGTACTTCTTAGTATTATTTTAGGAACTGTTTTTTATATGCTTGTCCTAAGGTTATTTTGA
- a CDS encoding Nitrate reductase cytochrome c550-type subunit: MKKKMVLLASVATVFLAACAFNNGVSSEQIGLRKASLENENKVALVDANFTTLQPGESIRFERSFENAPPLISHAIEDMLPITKDNNTCLSCHDKAIAADVGATPLPASHYYDFRHNKTTGDEISDSRFNCTQCHVPQSDAKPLVGNSFKAEFKNEGLKSRSNLIDVINEGVE; the protein is encoded by the coding sequence ATGAAAAAGAAAATGGTTTTATTAGCAAGTGTTGCTACAGTGTTTTTAGCCGCTTGCGCATTTAATAATGGGGTAAGTTCAGAGCAAATTGGACTTAGAAAAGCAAGCTTAGAAAATGAAAATAAGGTAGCTTTAGTTGATGCCAATTTTACTACTTTGCAACCAGGTGAATCCATCCGTTTTGAGCGTTCTTTTGAAAATGCTCCACCGCTTATTTCGCATGCTATTGAGGATATGTTGCCTATCACTAAAGATAACAATACTTGCCTTAGTTGTCATGATAAGGCAATTGCTGCTGATGTTGGTGCAACTCCTCTTCCTGCGAGTCATTATTATGATTTTAGACATAATAAAACTACAGGAGATGAGATCAGCGATTCGCGTTTTAATTGTACCCAATGTCATGTTCCACAAAGTGATGCAAAGCCTTTGGTTGGAAACAGTTTTAAAGCTGAATTTAAAAATGAAGGTTTGAAAAGTCGTTCTAATTTAATCGATGTGATTAATGAGGGCGTTGAGTAA